DNA from Tripterygium wilfordii isolate XIE 37 chromosome 15, ASM1340144v1, whole genome shotgun sequence:
GTATATTGTTCTGCTTGAACTTGGAGTGTGATTATAGTGCTAGACTTAAGGCTGTTGATACAAGATGATTTGTTTGCTTTCCTGAACATTGGTTCTTTTGTGATAAAGAACACCTTCTATGGCTATCGACTTTACTTGGGTTACCAATTCTGATTTTTAATGAACTAATTAGGCCAAAAACCACTCTATGAACAAGCTGGCTGTTAATTTAGTTGTAGATAGTGAATCCCCGTATTGGAGTCTATCCGCTAGTTGAAGTTCTGCTGAATACCTCTAGAGGCCATAAATCTGTAATTGAAAAAGGTGTGGATAGAAAATGTGATTAAAGAACATTTTTAACGGTTCTTGAAATGAATATTATGCAACGTTCCATCTATCTCAGTGATCTATGACTGATTTGGATGTTTGTGCCCTGAAATCAGTGCTACGCCATAATCATAAGCCTCATTAACACTTTCCTTAATGTTCTGCTTGGGCAGGTATGCTCTGGTATTCTCATAGAGTAATGGTATTATTGCTGTTGCACGAGGTATATGTTTAACCATTTGTATGCATTTGGCATATAGATGCTTTTCAAGTCAATTCAGATATTGAAGTTTGAACTCGTTTGATCCATATTAGGTCCCACCCTATATATGTTCCTAACATTTGTTGTCAAATGAGAAATGAGATATGGACACTAAAAGACCACCACCTTAAATGGGTGTCAAAGTCTACTGGGCATTTTGCCTGAGTGCCAGCGGCCTAGGTCAGGAACTCCCTCCATTTAAATGGCTTTATAAACATAAAGCTAATCTATAGCAGCATTAAAGAATCGAACATGTAATTTCACATCCAAAATTGCCATATTTAATATGGTTGAAGATGGCAATTCAAGACTTCGTTGTCTAAGTTCCCTTTGTATGAATTCTTCCCAGAATCTCTATTTTCTGTTCAATAACTTAAAATTCATTATGCAATTTGCTACTAGAAAGACTTACCATGTGACTAATATTAACTAAATCCACCACTTCCCATGCAGAATGGGAAAGGCAGACTTTAATTGAGTCGCTTGATTGTGGGATATTAACTTCGGTCGATCAGTTCATTATAAGATAGCTTAAAGTTCGTTTTTAAGCCTTCTGGTTTTTTTCAACTCAACTCAATGAAGCCTCATCCCAAAACCTTCTTGGTCTTAACAGTTCTGTGAAATAGGTTATTGATTATGTCCCACCTCAGTGGAACTCTGCAAAATCCTAATGTAAACCTTGCTTTAATATTGGTATATGGATGTGTGTGTAACCTTTTGTACTGGCGCTTGGCAGGTTGTTGTACTAGCTGTGCTGTACGTGTGAAATCTGGGCAAATTAGGCAGCCTGAGGCACTTGGGATATCTGCTGAATTGAAATCAAAGGCATGTACTTTTTGCCTCAACGAAGTTTTCTAGATACAAGTTGGTCTCTACTTGCGTTGTTATACATACACCATGGCCCATGCATAAAAGCGACTTTGGAAAGTTAATTAGTACTGCTATTGCAATATTGTTTTTCCAGACACCTGCAATAGAACTGCATGTGTGATTTGGCTTTACTTGAGGTTAAATTTGCAGGTTTTGATCTTTCTTAACTTTTATCTCCCATTGGCAGATTGGGAAATTTATGTGTATTTGGTTTGCAATGCAGGGGTATGCACTTCTTTGTGTTGGATTTCCATCATCGAATCTGGAAGTTGAAACACAAGACGAGGATGAGGTGAACATCCATATTTTCAAGACTTTTCTTGCCGTGAACATGTGACTGTgacataactttgtcttgaTTAAAGTCATATCTAGAACCCTACtgctagttgtgattgatgttttagtgccTATGCGTGGGTGTATTCGCCCCCCTGTGAATATATAGATACTTGAACTTCCTATTTATATGGGTTATTGAAATTCGAAATTTCTGCCATTTCCAGGTGTATTGGCTTCAATTTGGAAGATATTTTGCACGAGGACCCATCTTAAGTTCTTACAATTTTTAAATAACTTTTACAGCATGCAGCAAACCTAACATATACAGTACAGAAGGTGGTCAGTGTAGAAAAGGGAAAACATGGACGACTTTCTTCGAAAAAAATGAAGCCAACTAACATTACTTGCCCAATTTAGAGTTATTAAACTTCTAAATATTTTTGCTATTGTAGGAAAGGGATGACTACGCCTTGGAGCTTGCCATGGGTGATGAATAAACGACGACATGAATATCTAGTCAGAAGTGAGGACTATCTTGCAGAGTCCATggattgtaatttttttcctatttctGTTAGCTTCCTTCCATTTTAACTTCCGACCGCCATTTCTCCTTTGTGTatgatttttctctctttttttgagcAACATCTGTTTGTGATTGTTCTCACTTATTCAACACTTTATGGTAATTCAAGGATGGTGACTGGATAGGTTCTTCTGTCATGATCTTCAACGATACCAGATTGCCTGGATAAAGGGAACATCAGGAGCTCCTTTGATGATGCTCTTCCCCTCCAATGCCAAATGTGATTTGGGCTTGTTAATGGATCTAATCCCAAACCCAGTAGAATGGTTTGTTTAGACTCTGCTTCTCTGAACAGTCATACTTTTACATGGGCAAAATCATTGTTTATGTCCTTGATGTTTCTCAAATTTATCGATTCTATCCTCCAAGTATAAAATTTGTTGATTATGCCATTGATGTTTCAAAAATGTTCCAAATCTGTCCCGATTTTGAATTGTCCGGCTCTTTCTCAACGGAGAATGCTGATGTGGCGCCGGAGCtacattaattaatttacatgtcatttttcttaaaaaagaaaagccaCATCATTATTTAAAAAAACCCATTCTATTTtattatgaaaaacaaaaaaaaaaaactttaacaaTTGACGAAACCCATTCCTTTTTGTCAAAAACCCTTTTCGTCCAAAAACGAAAGCTCAATGATCGTTGGAGCTCGCAACCGTTGATATTTGAAGCTACATTCGTTGATATCCGAAGGTCATATACTTGGTAAAGTACTCCATCTTAATCTGATAGTTTATCTTGTTGTTGGTTTGCGTCTCTGTTATACTAGTGGCAATGAGTGGGTCTCCTcttgaagaaattgttgttaATGATGAGGGTAATGATGAGGCTAGCGAGTCTTCAGACGAGAGTGACGTTGATTTTGATTTAGTTGATGTCCCCGTCGAAGATGATGGTCTTGACGAAGTCGAAGTTGAGACCTTCATAGATGTTGGTGTTGAGGTAGATCCATTCATGATTGATGATTTAAGTGATCATTATGAAGATGAGGAGTCATATGATCCCATCATTGAGTCAGTTAGGGGATTGAGTGATGATGAAGTAGATGAAGATGATTTGCATAGTTTACCCAGTGAAATTGAGAGTGATGTCAATGATATTGAGGGAGCAAACTCTTTTCCTGTATACATTCCTCTTAAAGACATGGGGAATTACAACTGGGAAATTGACATGCTTTTTACTTCCAGGCAACAATTTGTGGATGCTGTATCGACATATGCTGTGTATTGTGGTAAGAGAATGAAGTGGGACAAGTTAGACCATACCAGGGCTAGGGTAATTTGTTATTCTTCATGTAAGTTCATGTTATATGCATCGAAGATAACAAACGAGGAAACTTGGCAATTGAAATCTGCTATTCTTCTACATAGTTGTACAAGGAGCCAGAAGGTTAGGATGCTGAATTCAAACTGGCTTGCAACTAGATTAGTTCCTATGTTGAGAAGAAACTCAAAAATgaagttgagggagataattATGAAGGTTCAGGAGAAATATGTGGCAACCATTAGTATTGGTCTTGCTGccagagcaaaaaaaaaaaaagcaatggaTGTTATGCAAGGTGGTCATAAACTGCAGTTCAAAAGGCTACATGATTTTTGTGGTGAAGTATTAAGATCAAATCCAGGAAGCTCATGTAGTGTATCTACCATCTCAAATTCATATGATGCACCATCAAGATCTTTGATGCCAATATTTGAAAATATTTGCTATATCCCCAACTTCAGTCTTCATCTTCTTAGCATTTGTTTTATCTTCATGTTCTTTTTCATCTGAAGAAGAGTCAATAACAATTAACTCCACCTGCATTAAGTCATTGTAATGAGTTACACCACATTTACTCATATAAATGTAATGGATGTGCCATTACCTTACTAGGTGACTTTTGATGGACAACATCTCCAAACCAAATACAATCCTTCTTACTTTTCTTGTTCTGCAGATACACATGCACACCACCAATGACTTGTTGACTAGTTTGGTTGGAAAGGAATAGAAGAATCTTtaggaagaaagaaaacattatAATTGTTTCATAAATGACTGCCTTCCCCACAACCAAGTTCTGGTCATCAAGCTACtggcaaaaaaaacaaaaaaaaaacactaagcaCAATCATGTAAGGATGCAAATAGAGATAGAAGAATACCAGATGCTTGTCAATGATTTCAAGTGCCTTCTCATAATTTCTTGGCAACTTCACTCTTTCCCATATCTTATTAGGCATATGAGCTCTTTCTATGGTTTTCATATATAAATAGAAGACCCCTGCTTATGTCGCAAAATACCACAGCACCAAAAGTTAACAAAGCTACATAAAATCATCTCATAGCAACATAACTGAGAATTCATGGAAACTTGAAATGCAAACACAAGGCAGACAAGACCATAACATTAGCAATCAAATAGCTATCCAGAAATCATACTCATAAATTTTTAAACTACAACAATCCGACCATTTCTTAAATGGATATAGTCACAGTACTTATGAGAATCCTCTCACAGGAATCAAGTTGTTTATGTCATATGGAGGCATCCCAGTTATCAGCTATCATTGTACATAATTACACGATACAAGCACCAATCagtaaaaaacaaattaataaaaaggaATTATAGACCATCATGGTCGTAAATAGTGGCGTAGCGACTGTTAGCGAGAGGGGCTAGAGGGCATGAGCTACGATTGCAGATTCCGGTAACATCATACGTGTATGTGTTGATGTGTAGATTGATACCCAGATAATCAAAGGAATTGAAGTAGAAAGATATTCTACAAAGATTGATACCAGAAAATCAAAAGACTTGACATAGAAAGATTGATGCCCATAAAATCATACCTGGTTTGTGTACCACCATTCGGAGAAGAGCCAATCGCCGTCAATCCAGTTGCACAGTAGAGGGAGGAACCACAGAAAGAGGAGGAACTCAATCGTTGCCCCTAATCGTGATGttgctcttctttttttaacGTGTAAATgagttttttaaaataatgatgtggcttttcttttttttaaaaaatgacatgtaaattaattaatgtaaCTCCGGCGCCATATCAGCATTTTCCGTTGTGAAAGAGCCGGACTATTCAAAATCGGGACAGATTTGGAACATTTTTGAAACACCAATGGCATAATCAACAAATTTTATACTTGGAGGATAGAATCGATAAATTTGAGAAACATCAAGGACATAAACAATGATTTTGCCCTTTTACATGTGTCCCATTAAAGTTATAGATTATATAGTGCCTGTTTGGCACAACATAAGTGGAAGTGGATCCGCTTCCGCCTTCCGTTGTGCCAAACAGCACAGCGGagccagcggatccgctaggGCAAAAGAAGCCCCCTTAGATAGTTTTTTTGCATTTCCGCTCTGCtgcagttttttgttttttttattaatttatataaagtattattatttaatgatttaaatataagtatattttaataaaaagtataaattaattaaaaatacaataaatgtaacaaaatttatttgattaattaaatattaattaaaaaataaaataaatgtaagtttaattaatttgattaattaaaaaatacttaaaatcaattttaataagaattttatttattagattaatttaaataaaaaataaaaattaatattataatactttatttcaaccgTTTTTCCgttagcgtcagtttttagttcaccaaacatctcacagcatatttcacagcttaaaGCTCAGTATATTTTTCATAACATTTCCGCTggcattgaaaatcaagatttccgctctgccaaacaAAGTCCATATTGTGTGGTGAAATCTGTCATCTTAATGGGCCGTGAACTACAGTAAAACCCACAGAAAAGCCTCAAAAGGGAAAACGGAAGATATATCAAAAGCCCATAACAGGcccaaaattaaaaatgaacTCCATGGTATCGCCAGATGGCCCAGATCCGTCACATAAAAACCCAAACCAAGCACTGAAACAAGAGGGAACATATTATCTGAACATAAATGCTAAACGACGTCGTAGTGCcttttcatttttatatatatatttttttggtccAGCTAGTGCCTTTTCATTTGATCTTCGGGAGGACCTTCAGAGAATCAGAGGTAGTTCGGTGTAGCAACGACTCTGCTCCCTCTCTGTCTCAAGTTTCAACCTTTCTGAGTCCACTGACCCATAAAAGGGTAACAATCCATCTACGCTTAAAGTTCAAACTTATGAATACTTTTTTCGTTTTAGTGGCCGTATTTGTATGTATGGATGTGATCGAGAGAACTGTTTTGCCCCGtacttcttgatttttttttcctggtacTTGTGATTATGAATATTTtcgtttattttttcttttatattggtTGTTTGGCTATTGGGAAATTTTGGGTACGTTTTTTAGCAGAACAGAGATATAATACTGCAGAAAGACAATTTGATGTTATTGCAGTTTTAATCACTTCATTTGTCTCTTTAGGCTCATTTTTGTGGATTAGATATGTGTATTGGATTTTAAAATCGATTATTGACCCAAAAAGATGTGCAGGGATACACAATGGATGGGGATAGTCAATGTGTATATGGGGGACATGGATGAGACTCTTATTTTGCTCAAATCTTTGTTGAATGGGACATACGTTCAGCCTTTCAACGGTTTGAAAGATGTGAAGAAGGGCGTTGAGATTGGGAAGATGTGGGAGAACTATATTCTTCAAATTTGTGATGATTTCCCTTTTTATGAGCAAGTAAGTTTATGCCTTTCTTCAAATTTCTAGGAAGCACTCGCACTGAGTGCGTTTTGAGTGCGGGTGAGTGCGGGTGCGGCTGAGTTCGTGCTGGGTGCGACAACAGCCGCACCCAATTTTTATTTGGGATACGGCTGGGATACGGATTTCATTATGCTGATTGCTGAGTACGCTCACCGAGAGAAAATAAAGGGTCCTTTGTCTTGGAACTTGGTCCTTTCACCTTCTTTGTATTGGAACTTTAACTTTTTTAATTATACACGTTATCACCAAGTGTTTTTGCTATTGTGAGAAACTGAAAATCATGTGAGCCATTCAATGAATGACAACATAAGTGACCACTAAGTGACACTTGTTTTCCACTTTCAGTTTTAACAATAAAAGTAATATTAAAAAATCCTTGTTAGACGTATTTTAGTTTGAAAGACCAAATGGAAATTAAATAAATTGATATTATTGTTcaatttatgtatatattttatataagcCGTATCCAGTCTCACCCGTATCCTAGATTTTGAAAGAAATGACGAATCCTCCTATCCCGTATCTCCGCACCCGTATCGGTGCTTGCTGCTGTTGGCATTTGTAAATTCTCGGTTCTGTATATGCTATTTGAATGCATTAATGTTTGTTTGATAAGCATTTGGCATGCAGATTGAAAACTATAATAACCCTCATCTTGATTCCTTTAGCCAATATGATGATGGGCTAGATCTCCGCAATTATGATTTCAACCAAGAGTCCAAGATGGATTTACTTCTCCATATGATGATCGCAACAAAAGAAAACTATCGTACAGACACCGAGTTATAGCAGATAGATACAAACAGGTAATAGTCAAGTTACACAGATCCATGAGGTCTCATTTATGCAATTTTTGCATATGCATATGTTGAttcttttttgaagttttggttATTTGCAGTGTTAGTGTTGATGATGTAATTTCCAACTTGTATAATTATTCCTGAAGATGAAATTATTGCTGAACTACTAATTTATATTTGCCATTGGATTGGAGGCAAAGTTTATGTAGAGGACAGATTGTAGGTGTTGTTTGGTTTGCAAAACTATTTTCTGTTTTCGGTGTCCGTTTTCCATTTtatgttttccatgttttgagCTTTGGCCTCAAAACGCCCAAAACgtctatttgatgttttgggatttTAGGTAATCCATTTTTGAAGCGTTACATTTGGCTTGTCATCAAGAAGCTCTACTATACTATTTCAGGGTTTGCATGCAATGTTCGATCAACAGATGTTAAACCAATGGGAGGAACTGTATGATTCTACAGATGAATATACAGATAAATGGCTCTCCTCAGGTATGTTCTCATTTTCTTCGA
Protein-coding regions in this window:
- the LOC120017319 gene encoding uncharacterized protein LOC120017319; its protein translation is MPNKIWERVKLPRNYEKALEIIDKHLLDDQNLVVGKAVIYETIIMFSFFLKILLFLSNQTSQQVIGGVHVYLQNKKSKKDCIWFGDVVHQKSPSKVELIVIDSSSDEKEHEDKTNAKKMKTEVGDIANIFKYWHQRS